cagtgaaataaaaatatgctgGGGCTGTTATCAAATATATTAACTTTGTATTCTCATTGTTGCCtcacatttttaatcttttggTTGTAGTGAACATGCAAATTAAATCTCTATGAATATCATAGCAATCTCCTTTTACAAACAGCTCACTGATATGCTCATGTCCACCTCTTCCACCCACCTTTTGGGGTTTTGGGGACAGTGTGTAACACAGAATTGTCCTTAAGCTGTACATACAGCTGTGCTGTAGGCGTTCTCTTATTCCTTCACACAGGCCAATATACAGTGCAACTCTTCATAGCCCAGAGCTAATGTAATCATTTAGATGGAGCAGGAATGGCCAGTATCAGCCTGTTGTGCTCTCTGAGCCGAGCATCTAGTGTCTCTGTGGTGAGTTGTAGCTCTGCTAGCTGAGTCTGTAGGCTCATGATGGTCTCATTCAATTCGTCCTCTTTGCGGCGAGAGTTGGCAGCCTGCCTGCTGTACTCCAGCACCATGCATCCACCACCAATGAGGAAGATGATCGCCTCTCCCAGCAACTCCGCACCCAGTTCTGCGGCCGCGTCCTCATTCAGTGGCTTGATAGTGGAACCTCGAAAGCCCATGATCCGCATCTTTGTTCTCATCTCAATCCAATGGTAAACTGGAAGGACAACAAGCATGCAATACACAAATGGAAATTGGGTGAAAATGGGGGTGGAAATAGCAGGGTGACTCACAATGTGGTCGTTAATATTCCCAAATTGTCAAAAGAGTAggcaaaatcaatcaaaatattataaactaaatcataaataaacaatgaataacCTGCTGTTGAGAATTAAGCAGAAATACAATATGTAGACTTTAAATATAGACTACATTCTTACCTCTTGCattgattttgaaataaaaaataaaataagtgaaaGAAATAAGTGCAATATATGGAAAAACACGGGTCAGAGGTTCACTAAACTTAAGTGTTCCGCTGCTTTTCCAAAATCCAAATTGTCTAAGTATTTGTCTTGTTtgacatttcattacattttatgcatgttatatAAAAGGTATATATTTGTTGTGGATCCCACACAGTATTTGGTAAGCACTCTGATACACAATGTATGTTGGATATTTGGTGATAATCATAACACAAGAATTATGATGCCAATATATTGATTGCTGTATTGATATTTTGTCCCATCCCTTGGCACAATAACATGATGTATTATAATTACATCTCTGACAAGAAAAAACTGTAGTGTTCCAGCTCTAACACAAATCTCtctaacattatttatttaagtaacCCCCCAACTCTGTACATCTGTTATGGGTTCCTCTACAACTGCCATGGGCTTTGCGTTGTGTTTTACTATAACtatatgatataaaaataataataattattattattttattttgtttaatccACAAGCCAAATATATTCACTTTACTGTCACAGAGATAAGAAACGAGGAAATATACGTTACATTTAAGAATCGGAAATCAAATTGTGATTCTGATTTGAAAACGATGAATTGTTCAGCTCGATTTTTAACTACCACTGTATGTATGAATAACACAGATCCGTGCCGAGTCTAATTCTATCCACCTGATATTACCAGAGGTTTATGACCAGAGGTAAAACACCCAGGTTGTCCTCGATGTCCTGCTCTGATAAAAAGAAATGCCTTAATAAAACAACCTGCTCAATGACAGGGACGACCCGCCCTCTTCAAACTGTCCTTGCTGCTATTGGTCGACGAGATAATCCCACGAACGCCATTGGATAAGCGGTTTGGCAAGACACAATCTGATTGGCTGTTGCAGCCCTTCCTTATCCAGCCAACGTCCGGGCGTAGGACATAGAATTAGCGGTCAATGGTAGCCTTTTAGCTTGGTTACTCACACTGTGCCGGCGGCAGACATATGTAGTTTTTGAAGAATTCGCTTCTCACGGCTCCTGCTTTTATTCGGTTCGCCAAAGGCTTGCCCATCTGCTTCACCCCGAGATAGAGGAGCTTGGCGATGGGGAAGGCACCGACAACCATCCTGGCGGAAACGCTACGCCACTCGGTTCTCTTCTTCTAATAACTATTTCCGGCAATTTGTACACAGAGAgatgcaatgctgccctccacaggagGAAAAATCAGTCCTCAGTTCAAGTctgttaaaacagaaaaacacgtCATTATTGCCTGTAATATGAAAGAAATCACAATATATTCAACAAGGGGagctacacaaacaaaatataaataaataaaataaaaattgacaaTTAAACCCTGATGGAACAGATATGGACAAATGGGAAACAAATACAGCTAATATGCCACCATAAATTTTTATAATTCTTCAACATTGGCATTATCCATCTTTCCACCCACAGCCTTGTGTTCACACAATCttcattaacattaatattaaatctAGTTGGTTTTACTGTTATGGTAACTATCTGCCTCTCTTCTATTA
This Solea senegalensis isolate Sse05_10M linkage group LG8, IFAPA_SoseM_1, whole genome shotgun sequence DNA region includes the following protein-coding sequences:
- the opa3 gene encoding optic atrophy 3 protein homolog, whose amino-acid sequence is MVVGAFPIAKLLYLGVKQMGKPLANRIKAGAVRSEFFKNYICLPPAQFYHWIEMRTKMRIMGFRGSTIKPLNEDAAAELGAELLGEAIIFLIGGGCMVLEYSRQAANSRRKEDELNETIMSLQTQLAELQLTTETLDARLREHNRLILAIPAPSK